In the Arthrobacter sp. CDRTa11 genome, GGGTGGACTTCGTGGGCGAAGCGGACGCCGCATTCGTCGAAGACGTCCAGGATGGGGTTCCAGCGGTCCGCGAAGTCCTGGTAGCCGGCGTCGATCACCTTTTCCGGAACGGGCGGGAACATGGCCACATACTGCCAGATGGAAGAGCCGGTGAACCCGACGACGGTGTCCACGCCCAGTGCCTGGGCGAGCCGGGCGCTGTGTTTCATTTCCTCGGCGGCGCGGGTGCGGACACCTTCGGGGTCGCCGTCGCCCCACACCTTGGCTCCGACGATCGCTTCGTGGCGGAAGTCGATGGGGTCATCGCAGACGGCCTGGCCCTTGAGGTGGTTGGAGATGGCCCAGACCTTGAGGTTGTACTTGTCCAGGACGGCGAGTTTGGATTCGACGTAACCCGGCTCGTCCCACCGCCAGGCGTCCAGGTGGTCGCCGGAGACGGCGATTTCCAGTCCGTCGTAGCCCCAGCCGGAGGCGAGTTTGGCGACTTCCTCGAAGGGCAGGTCGGCCCACTGGCCGGTGAACAGGGTAAACGACCGGGGCTCTTGATAGGTCATGATTGGTTCCGTTCTGGTGGGATCGCTTACGCAGCGGCGTAAGCGATGACGTTTTCTTTGGTTGCTTGGGCTTTGTCCAGTTCGGCCACCACTCGTCCGGCCCGCATGACCATCACTCGGTCAGAGAGCTCGAGCAGCTCAGGGAGCTCGCTGGAGATCACGAGCACGGCCACGCCTCTGCGGGCCAGCTGTTCGATCAAGCGGTGGATCTCGGCCTTCGCACCGATGTCGATGCCCTTTGTCGGCTCGTCCAGGATAAGGACCTTGGGATTGCTTGCCAGGCAGCGGGCGATGATGACCTTTTGCTGGTTGCCGCCAGACAGGGACTGTATTGGGGTTTCTGCCGACGGGGTCCTGACATCGAGTTCCTTGATGTAGCCGCTGACCATCTTCCTTTCATAGCCGCGCTGCAATACGCCCCATTTGCTGACCTGCTTCAGGAGCGTCAGCGTGGTGTTTTCGCGGATGGAAAGCATTGGAATGATGCCCTGCAGCTTTCGCTCCTCGGGGACGAGGGCAATGCCGGCGGCGATGCCGGCCGATGCGCCATGGAGACTGAGTTTCCGGCCGCTTACCTCGACCGTTCCCGCGTCGGCTTTGTCTGCCCCGTAAATGCATCGGGCGACCTCGGTCCGGCCTGCACCCACGAGTCCTGCGAGTCCAACGATCTCTCCTGCGTGCAGCTGGAGGTTCACATCCTCAAATGCGCCGGCACGGCTTAGCCCCCGCGCCTCAAGGACGAGTTCACCGCGATCGCGGGGAATATGCTCGTAGAGGTCAACGTCCTTGCCCACCATCAGCTGCACCACGGATCGGGCATCGAGTTCATCCGCCGGAACAGATGAGGCCACCGTTTTGCCTTCGCGGATGACGGTGATCCGGTCGGCAAGTGTGAAGACTTCCTCCAGTTTGTGCGACACGTACATGATCGCCAGGCCCTTGCTCCGCAATCCGTCGACGAGTTTGTACAGTTTTTCAACGTCTTGCTCGGTCAGGGCCGTGGTGGGCTCATCCATGATGATGACCCTTGCGTCCTGGGCTATGGCGCGCGCGATCTCCACCATCTGACCATCCACTGTTGAGAGCGCCATGGCAGGGGTGTCGAGGTTGAGGTGGGGTGCGACCTGGTCCAGGGCCTTGCGTGCGCGCCTGCGGATCTCGCGGCGGGAGAGGATGCCCTTGTGTCCGCCCCAGTTTCCCAGAAGAACGTTCTCGGCCACGGACAGGTCCGGGACCAGGTTGTGCTCCTGGTAGATCGTGGCGATTCCGGCGGCCTTGGAGGCCACCGTGCTGGACGGCATGAGCTCGCCGTCCACGTACACGCCGCCCTCGTCGGGAGTGTAAAACCCGCTGAGAGTCTTGATAAGGGTTGATTTTCCTGCTCCGTTTTCCCCGCA is a window encoding:
- a CDS encoding sugar phosphate isomerase/epimerase family protein — translated: MTYQEPRSFTLFTGQWADLPFEEVAKLASGWGYDGLEIAVSGDHLDAWRWDEPGYVESKLAVLDKYNLKVWAISNHLKGQAVCDDPIDFRHEAIVGAKVWGDGDPEGVRTRAAEEMKHSARLAQALGVDTVVGFTGSSIWQYVAMFPPVPEKVIDAGYQDFADRWNPILDVFDECGVRFAHEVHPSEIAYDYWTTVRTLEAIGHRPAFGLNWDPSHMMWQGIDPVSFIWDFKDRIYHVDCKDTKLRPTGRNTVMGSHLPWGDPRRGWDFVSAGRGDVPWESSFRALAAIGYDGPISVEWEDAGMDRLHGAPEALAALKKFDFPPSSTSFDAAFSTKD
- a CDS encoding sugar ABC transporter ATP-binding protein, translated to MTEKPGRAPAIVEARNLVKLFPGVVALSGMNFELHAGEVHCVCGENGAGKSTLIKTLSGFYTPDEGGVYVDGELMPSSTVASKAAGIATIYQEHNLVPDLSVAENVLLGNWGGHKGILSRREIRRRARKALDQVAPHLNLDTPAMALSTVDGQMVEIARAIAQDARVIIMDEPTTALTEQDVEKLYKLVDGLRSKGLAIMYVSHKLEEVFTLADRITVIREGKTVASSVPADELDARSVVQLMVGKDVDLYEHIPRDRGELVLEARGLSRAGAFEDVNLQLHAGEIVGLAGLVGAGRTEVARCIYGADKADAGTVEVSGRKLSLHGASAGIAAGIALVPEERKLQGIIPMLSIRENTTLTLLKQVSKWGVLQRGYERKMVSGYIKELDVRTPSAETPIQSLSGGNQQKVIIARCLASNPKVLILDEPTKGIDIGAKAEIHRLIEQLARRGVAVLVISSELPELLELSDRVMVMRAGRVVAELDKAQATKENVIAYAAA